Proteins encoded by one window of Sus scrofa isolate TJ Tabasco breed Duroc chromosome 12, Sscrofa11.1, whole genome shotgun sequence:
- the GH1 gene encoding somatotropin precursor (The RefSeq protein has 7 substitutions compared to this genomic sequence), protein MAAGPRTSVLLAFALLCLPWTQEVGALGAMPLSSLFANAVLRAQHLHQLAADTYKEFDRPYIPEGQRYSIQNAQAAFCFSETIPAPTGKDEAQQRSDVELLRFSLLLIQSWLGPVQFLSRVFTNSLVFGTSDRVYEKLKDLEEGIQALMRELEDGSPRAGQILKQTYDKFDTNLRSDDALLKNYGLLSCFKKDLHKAETYLRAMKCRRFVESSCAF, encoded by the exons ATGGCTGCAG GCCCTCGGACCTCCGCGCTCCTGGCTTTCGCCCTGCTCTGCCTGCCCTGGACTCGGGAGGTGGGCGCCTTCCCAGCCATGCCCTTGTCCAGCCTATTTGCCAACGCCGTGCTCCGGGCCCAGCACCTGCACCAACTGGCTGCTGACACCTACAAGGAGTTT GAGCGCGCCTACATCCCGGAGGGACAGAGGTACTCCATCCAGAACGCCCAGGCTGCCTTCTGCTTCTCGGAGACCATCCCGGCCCCCACGGGCAAGGACGAGGCCCAGCAGAGATCG GACGTGGAGCTGCTGCGCTTCTCGCTGCTGCTCATCCAGTCGTGGCTCGGGCCCGTGCAGTTCCTCAGCAGGGTCTTCACCAACAGCCTGGTGTTTGGCACCTCAGACCGCGTCTACGAGAAGCTGAAGGACCTGGAGGAGGGCATCCAGGCCCTGATGCGG GAGCTGGAGGATGGCAGCCCCCGGGCAGGACAGATCCTCAAGCAAACCTACGACAAATTTGACACAAACTTGCGCAGTGATGACGCGCTGCTTAAGAACTACGGGCTGCTCTCCTGCTTCAAGAAGGACCTGCACAAGGCTGAGACATACCTGCGGGTCATGAAGTGTCGCCGCTTCGTGGAGAGCAGCTGTGCCTTCTAG